The Pecten maximus chromosome 10, xPecMax1.1, whole genome shotgun sequence region ACCTGGTAAGACAGTGTTCAGAATAAAATGTTAAGCTGTCAGTGTGTTGTAAATAGATTAATGATGTAAGGCTTTGCTCAGCTTTAGGTTGAAAAATATGTGAAGATTGaatgttataaaatatatatatgtgcggAAGATTagatctatacatgtacataaataaatGCCTGGTGCAATTGTTCATTTTTTAACAGGAAGGTTAAGTTCTGATAGCTCAAAGTTTAAGGACTAAACTCTACTCCATTATAAATACACAGCTTGAACAGATTAAAAACATGCATTTATTCAGTTTAAAtctttgtttataattttctgtttataattttctatatttgtattattttaacaaataaatgttGATGTTAACATATCATTACTCACATATTGATTGCTAGGTATGCCTGTACAACGTACCATTTGGAAAGAAGACTCGTGGCCTCTCTGTGGTGATGACTTATAAGAGGATTAATACCAATGCAACAGAGAGCGAGCTCCGGCAGGCTAGGATACTTGGCTGGTGTATAGAATGGGTATGTATTGGTGGTGGATCAATATACCAATAAACTGATACGTCTTGATATAGCCAGATATTTCAGTATATCAATGCATACGCTTCGGCTGTATCGATACATGTGTCCAAAAATAGCTTCCACTTTCATTTTGTTGACAGAGCGCATAAATGTTTGAAACCTAAGTGCTGTATGCTCTTGTCcaagtgtctgtgtaagtctgacTTAAAAAACATTCGGGTTATTTGTCATATAGTAAATGTGCCGCCAGCACAGTCCAAGATATgactgtacatttgtatacactTAGTGTGAAAATGTTATACCACAGTAAATAGTGCTCCTAACACTGTAAATTGTGAGGTTAAAAATGGTCGTTCAATTGTCGTTGATCCCTCATTAGATGCACTTGTGTTTCTGAAGAATTTCAACAAGAATTAACTAAAAGTTAAACTTGGATTAACTTTCTGACCACAAAGCATGTAGATTTCCCCAAGAAACTTCGAAAACTTACCAGAATTAGTAAAGCATCTAGCCCTCTTTGTTGGCTTCGCATTAACAGTTATAGATTCATGTCAAAATATCACTTATATACTATGAAATAaatgcatatttaaaaaaaattcaactatGACACTatcgattaaataaataaataatattcacATATCAGCAAGTTATTTATCTAATGATATTAACTTAACATATTGAGCTACTCATCAAATATTAATTTGGTCAAATCTTACACAAGAACcaatatgtattgtgtattgaaACCATATTGACCAATACGTATTGTATCGAAAAAATATCACCAATACCCATGCAGCCCTAGTATGTATCCACAAAGTGTCAGATCTGGTAGGTCAGGATACTTGACTGGTGTATAGAATGGGTATGTATCCACAGAGAGTCAGATCTGGTAGGTCAGGATACTTGACTGGTGTATAGAATGGGTATGTATCCACAGAGAGTCAGATCTGGTAGGTCAGGATACTTGACTGGTGTATAGAATGGGTATGTATCCACAGAGAGTCAGATCTGGTAGGTCAGGATACTTGACTGGTGTATAGAATGGGTATGTATCCAGAGAGAGTCATATCTGGTAGGTCAGGATACTTGACTGGTGTAGAATGGGTATGTATCCACAGAGAGTCAGATCTGACAGGTCAGGATACTTGACTGGTGTATAGAATGGGTATGTATCCACAGAGAGTGAGATCTGACAGGCCAGGATACTTGACTGGTGTATAGAATGGGTATGTATCCACAGAGAGTCAGATCTGACAGGTCAGGATACTTGACTGGTGTATAGAATGGGTATGTATCCACAGAGAGTCAGATCTGGTAGGTCAGGATACTTGACTGGTGTAGAATGGGTATGTATCCACAGAGAGTCATATCTGGCAGGTCAGGATACTTGACTGGTGTATAGAATGGGTATGTATCCACAGAGAGATCGAGTTAGATCTGGTAGGTCAGGATACTTGACTGGTGTATAGAATGGGTATGTATCCACAGAGAGTCAGATCTGACAGGTCAGGATACTTGACTGGTGTATAGAATGGGTATGTATCCACAGAGAGTCAGATCTGGCAGGTCAGGATAATTGGCGAGACACTGAAGAGTCTGGGGAAAAAAGTCACTTTATGCCcttattattaaaatatttttgtttttcagctGCAGGCCTTTTTCCTTGTGGCTGATGATGTGATGGATAAGTCAATTACTCGGCGAGGAAAACCGTGCTGGTACAAAAAGGTAGGGTCTTAAAATACAAAGTGATGAACAAGCTAGATATCCTTCAAATATGATTGTGATATTATTGATGCTGCTGGTTCACTCCAGTTATATCActataaatgaataattaaagGGACAGCAGCTTTACATTTGATAATCAGGAAATGATGAATTCTTATTATATGTTGAAATTTGTACAtaggtctagtaagtaataacgacggtttaatccaatataggtactggatcctaacaaacaaatgtttgttggatgtgtattactagaaatagataattttcaaatagtaataacgacagtacagacaagtaaattgtcgaatttttgaggcaatctgcccctttatcaagaagcaggtaaattacaaacgatcacatatagacatagaacatggaagagttacacaaatatagtgggtataaacaacaatcaaatatcgttatgttgtaaaaacgatccCCTCGGCCAATAATTAATTCGCCAAGggctaatacatgtataattaattagaaaacatcttaggtggtgtacagatggtaaaagTTGAAATTTGTAGATAGTTATACAAGATTTCATCATAAACTAATTGAGATAGGATATGATAGGAATGATTAAGCATGATAATCTCTTTAAGGGATGATTGAAGTACAAATATTTGCTGGGAATTAAATAAGTATGAATGTCTCTGCAAGGTAGGGACGATTGAGGTTTGATTATCTCTGCCAGGAATGATTGAGGCATGAATACCTCTGCCAGGAATGATTAAGGTAGTAATATCTCTGCTAGGAATGATTTAGGTAGTAATATCTCTGCCAGGAATGATTTAGGTAGTAATATCTCTGCCAGGAATGATTGAAGCAAGAATATCTCTGCCAGGAATGATTGAGACAAGAATATCACTGCAATGAACGATTGTGGTATGATTATCTCTGCCAGGAATGATTGAGGCATGAATACCTCTGCTAGCTAGGAATGACTGAAGTATGGATATCTGGTTTGAATAATATAAGTACATAATATTATGTGTCTGCAAGCTGGGAATGATTAAGGCATGAATATCTCTGCAAGGAACGATTGAGGTATGATTGTATCTGCTAGGAACAATTGATGTATGATTGTATCTGCTAGGAATGATGGGGACATGAATGTCTCTGACACGAATGATTGAAGTATGAATGTCTCTGCCACGAATGATTGAGACAAGAATATTTCTGCTTGGAATAATTGAGGCATGAATATCTCTGCCAGAAATGATTGAGCTATGCATATCTCTGCAGAGAAAGATGGATATCTTTTCATCTTTGCTGAGAATTATTGAGTTATAAAAAGCTTTGCTGGGAATGAGCATGGGTATGAATATTTCTGCTAGGAGTGATGGAGTCGTAGCTTTTTAggaatacattttaacatatacTCATGAAATGGATTACACCCTGATTTTACCTTGGGGTACAGCAATGTACTTGGTTACAATATTATTTCAGAAAGATGTTGGGTTGGTCGCTGTCAATGATGCTTTTTACTTGGAAACCTGTGTTTATGCAATCTTGAGAAAACACTTTAAACAAGAAGACTACTACACAGATATTGTCGACTTATTTCATGAGGTAATTTGTTATATCTGAATGACTCAATTAGGTGGGTAGGAATAAGTGATATTTAGGATTTCACacctatatgtatatgtattaatatatatattaagtgaCAATTAGAATTTTACACCTGTATGAGTGTAATATGGGTATTTAGTGACAATTAGAATTTTACACCTGTATGAGTGTAATATGGGTATTTAGTGACAATTAGAATTTTACACCTGTATAAGTGTAATATTAGTGACAATTAGAATTTTACACCTGTATTAGTGTAATATGGGTATTAAGTGATAATTAGAATTTTACACCTGTATCAGTGTAATATGGGTACGTATTAAGTGACAATTAGAATTTTACACCTGTATAAGTGTAATATGGGTCTTAAGTGATAATTAGAATTTTACACCTGTATTAGTGTAATATGGGTCTTAAGTGATAATTAGAATTTTACACCTGTATAAGTGTAATATGGGTAAGTGATAATTAGAATTTTACACCTGTATTAGTGTAATATAGGTATTAAGTGATAATTAGAATTTTACACCTGTATCAGTGTAATATGGGTATTAAGTGATAATTATACCCCtgcaacaaagttaggggggggggggggtatactggaatcaggttgtttgtccgtccgtccgtctgtctgtagacgcattttgtctggacaactcctcctaaaccgatgggccaattctgatgaaacttcacacaaatattaatgatcatgtgtagatgtgcatgccactttatttttctcaaaattatggttgctatggcaactggtcactataaacaggttttctgataagaaccataactttaagtttgtccggacaactactcctaaactaaatggccaatttcaatgaaacttcacacaaatacagaggaccatgtgtagatgtgcatgccactttcttttctttcaaaattatggttgctatggcaactggtcactataaacaggttttctgataagaaccataactttaagtttgtccggacaactactcctaaactaaatggccaatttcaatgaaacttcacacaaatacagaggaccatgtgtagatgtgcatgccactttcttttctttcaaaattatggttgctatggcaactggtcactataaacaggttttctgataagaaccataactttaagtttgtccggacaacacctcctaaaccgaagagccgatttcaatgaaacttcacacaaatatagaggaccatgtgtagatgtgcatgccactttatttttctcaaaattatggttgctatggcaactggtcactataaacaggttttccgataagaaccataagtttaagtttgtctggacaactcctcctaaactaaatggccaatttcaatgaaacttcacacaaatatagaggaccatatgtagatgtgcatgccactttcttttctttcaaaattatggttgctatggcaactggtcactataaataaataggttttctgataagaaccataactttaagtttgtccggacaacacctcctaaaccgaagagccgatttcaatgaaacttcacacaaatatagaggaccatgtgtagatgtgcatgccactttatttttctcaaaattagggttgctatggcaactggtctctacaaacaggttttccgataagaaccataactttgtttgtccggacaactcctcctaaaccgaagggccgatttcaatgaaactttacacaaatatagaggaccatgtgtagatatgcatgccactttcttcttttttttcttcaaaattatggttgctatggcaactggtcactatattactgggttatcttagttagcctctaattaacagttccaattcaccattgactcgtgcagattgcgggggtattagtcagccatcctggcaaCAGTTCTAGTTAGAATTTTACACCTGTATTAGTGTAATATGGGTATTAAGTGATAATTAGAATTTTACACCTGTATTAGTGTAATATGGGTATTAAGTGATAATTAGAATTTTACACCTGTATCAGTTTAATATGGGTAAGTGATAATTAGAATTTTACACCTGCCTGACTGTACGTATTTTACAATTACGGCTCTTTGTTTCAATCGATAAATTATGAAACAAAGATAGCCAATATTGACTGCCAAGGCTCAAGGTTGTTATTTGCTATCTTTGCTTTATAAATCATCATGTTGATCGAAACAAGGTGCCATAGCTGTTTTATTACTTTTGTGTATCAAAACCAGAGTACAGAATTCTCCAGGTATGATCCTATGtcatttaaattgatattaagTACCGTAATATATTCCATGATATTCTACACAGTGTCataaacatttaacatcatATTGCACTCTCACGCAACTTCGCAGACATGTGGATCGACCGAAGTTATGCGATCTCACAGTACACTAGCACAAATGTgcaatacaatgttttattgttgCAGAGTGCAGTTTGATGCAAAATAGAATAATGTGATAGGATGTAGATCAGTTTACAtctgatacaaaatttgaaatgaaataaataatcaaatgttaATTGCTAAAGTCAGACCGACTATGGATTTCATGCGATGGCTAGCAGTGATAGATACGAACAGTTTGAATATCGTCTGGTTTCTTTCATTTGCTTGCACCACAAACCAGACCTACAATCTTAAGAACACTATTTCCAACTTGTGGGGTAGTTTGGAGGACTTATGTTATGGGCGAGAttacaattaaaacttgtttCATAATTACTCCCACTGCCAATACTACAGTTCTAATCAGTACTCTGTCTAGTCAAATTactatgggcctcttgttaagaATTTTCGTTCTGataattttattgtatctttttTAGACAACAATGCAAACTGTCACGGGTCAGTGCTTGGATCTAATAACCTCCCCCGAGACCCGTATTAACTTTGATGAGTTAACTATGGAGAGATATACAGCTATCGCTAAGTGGAAGACAGCATTTTACTCCTTTTATCTCCCTGTTGCCCTGGCCATGTATATGGTAAGTATTCACGAGGCCTGTAATTCTAAATCTATAGCGCGATCTGGTGGTACACAGGTAGCACACTCGTCTATCACCTAGGCGACCTTCGTTCAATTATCAGATTGGATGTGAAAAAGTAAATAGATGTGAAAAGGTAATTAGATGTGAAAAGGTAATTGAAAAGGTAAATGGATGTGAAAAGGTAATTGGAAAGGTAAATGGATGTGAAAAGGTAAATGGATGTGAAAAGGTAAATAGATGTGAAAAGGTAATTGAAAAGATGAATGGATGTGAAAAGGTAAATGGATGTGAAAAGGTAAATAGATGTGAAAAGGTAATTGAAAAGGTAAATAGATGTGAAAAGGTAAATGGATGTGAAAAGGTAATGGATGTGAAAATGTAATTAGATGTGAAAAGGTAATGGATGTGAAAGGTACCTGACTATGTCGCTTTTCTTCTGATACTCTGGTGGTCTGCTACAGTATAAACCCTTTGAGCAATTCAATCTGGGCCCatgagtgtacatgtatttgaaatatatgttaaagctaaatttgtgttaaaattttgtatttacaCTGACATGAGGAACTATATCATTTCCTCTGGAAAATATGGCTATGACTAGAGCTACttttatcatttacatataaCAAGCAGGAAATTCAAACATAATTTTGCTTCAGTCACATTAAACTATATGAATTTAACTacaagcattgaactgttaccagaTGCTAGAAAACAGCCactatgaatacaatttgggtgacaggttCTGTGTACTAGTAACACAAAACATTTGTTGTGCAAATAAGACTTTTACTAGCAccaggtaacatatacagttCAATACTTATtataaatgaatgaaataattatgaaaaatagAGGCATTTTCATGGTgtaatttctaaaaaaaaaccttccCTATTTTCAAATATCAGGCTGGAATCAAAGACACAGTCACACATGAGGCTGCCAAGgccattttattgaaaatgggaatattttatcaaattcaggtaagatgaaaaaaaaatgatattctgTCTGTAAATGGCATTTATGTTCTATGATTTTGTCTTAACTAAACTAATGTCCCATGTTTGACGGACTTCTTCACCTGTAGTGGTAATGGAAAATCGGAGATGGGTGATGCAGAGATGGTTTCTCAGGAAATCCATGCACATAATGAATTTTATAGCTTCATGACTATGTCACTGCTTGTATGTGTAATTGAATGAATGTTTGTTCTCTATTTTTAATAGTACCTCtttgaatatttgtatttaaggAAAACTCCCACCCTTactaatatattaaataaatctgACATGTTGGGGTGACAATTTGTTACAGGATGACTACCTGGATTGTTTTGGTGACCCAAAGGTCATGGGTAAGATTGGAACTGACATCCAGGACAACAAATGTAGCTGGTTAATTCTACAAGCTCTCTCCAAGGTTACACAACAGCAACGACAGATCTTAGAGGTAAGATACACACCTACCCAGTAACGACAGACcttacaggtaagatacacaCCTACACAGTAACGACAGACATTACAGGTAAGATAAACACCTACACAGTAACGACAGacattacaggtaagatacacaCCTACACAGTAACGACAGacattacaggtaagatacacaCCCACACAGTAAAGACAGAtcttacaggtaatatacaccTACACAGTAACGACAGacattacaggtaagatacacaCCTACACAGTAACGACAGacattacaggtaagatacacaCCCGTACAGTAACGACAGAtcttacaggtaatatacaccTACATAGTAATGACAGACATTACATGTaagatacacatctacacagtaacgacagacattacaggtaagatacacaACTACACAGTAACGACAGatcttacaggtaagatacacaCCTACACAGTAATGACAGatcttacaggtaagatacacaCCTACACAGTAACGACCTACACAGTAACAACAGATCTTACAGGTTAGATACACACCTACGCAGTAACGACAGatcttacaggtaagatacacaCCTACACAGTAATGACAGACcttacaggtaagatacacaCCTACACAGTAATGACAGACcttacaggtaagatacacaCCTTCACAGTAATGACAGacattacaggtaagatacacaCCTACACAGTAACGACAGacattacaggtaagatacacaCCCACACAGTAATGACAGACATTACAGGAAAGATACACACCTACACAGTAACGACAGacattacaggtaagatacacaCCCACACAGTAACGACAGacattacaggtaagatacacaCCTACACAGTTACGACAGacattacaggtaagatacacaCCTACACAGTAACGACAGacattacaggtaagatacacacctacacagtaatgacagacattacaggtaagatacacacccacacagtaatgacagacattacaggtaagatacacaCCTTCACAGTATGACAGacattacaggtaagatacacaCCTACACAGTAACGACAGacattacaggtaagatacacacccacacagtaatgacagacattacaggtaagatacacaCCTACACAGTAACGACAGacattacaggtaagatacacaCCTACACAGTAACGACAGacattacaggtaagatacacaCCCACACAGTAACGACAGacattacaggtaagatacacaCCCACACAGTAACGACAGacattacaggtaagatacacaCCCACACAGTAACGACAGacattacaggtaagatacacaTCCACACAGTAACGACAGacattacaggtaagatacacaCCTACACAGTAACGACAGACATTACAGTTAAGATACACACCTACACAGTAACGACAGacattacaggtaagatacacaCCCACACAGTAACGACAGacattacaggtaagatacacaCCCACACAGTAACGACAGacattacaggtaagatacacacctacacagtaatgacagacattacaggtaagatacacaCCTACACAGTAACGACAGacattacaggtaagatatatacaCACCTACACAGTAATGACAGatcttacaggtaagatatacaCCCACACAGTAACGACAGatcttacaggtaagatacacacctacacagtaacaacagatcttacaggtaaaacacacaCCTACACAGTAACGACAGacattacaggtaagatacacaCCCACACAGTAACGACAGacattacaggtaagatacacaCCTACACAGTAACGACAGacattacaggtaagatacacaCCTACACAGTAATGACAGAGACAGACcttacaggtaagatacacacctacacagtaatgacagacattacaggtaagatacacaCCTTCACAGTAATGACAGacattacaggtaagatacacaCCTACACAGTAACGACAGacattacaggtaagatacacaCCCACACAGTAATGACAGACATTACAGGAAAGATACACACCTACACAGTAACGACAGacattacaggtaagatacacaCCCACACAGTAACGACAGacattacaggtaagatacacaCCTACACAGTTACGACAGacattacaggtaagatacacaCCTACACAGTAACGACAGacattacaggtaagatatatacaCACCTACACAGTAATGACAGatcttacaggtaagatatacaCCCACACAGTAACGACAGATCTTACAGGTAATACACACCTACACAGTAACGACAGatcttacaggtaagatacacacatacacagtaACTACAGatcttacaggtaagatacacaCCTACACAGTAACGACAGacattacaggtaagatacacaCCTTCACAGTAACGATAGacattacaggtaagatacacaCCTACACAGTAACGACAGACcttacaggtaatatatattacatctacacAGTAACGACATAccttacaggtaatatacaccTACACAGTAACGACAGacattacaggtaagatacacaCCTACACAGTAACGACAGacattacaggtaagatacacaCCTACACAGTAACGACAGacattacaggtaagatacacaCCTACACAGTAACGACAGACATTACAGGTAAGATGCACACCTACACAGTAACGACAGAccttacaggtaatatacacctacacagtaatgacagacattacaggtaagatacacaCCTACACAGTAACGACAGatcttacaggtaagatacacaCATACGTAATAACAGACCTCACAGGTATAAAGaataacaacatacaatgtatttactaATTGTAAATTAAGTTCTATATTCATAAGTTGTATTAATTGTTGATGAATTAACATCATTTATACGTAGTCAACAgataaaaaattaaacaaaagagCTGAAGTATAATTGTATTTACTGTTTGACCAGGAGAACTATGGACAAGCTGAGGAGGAGAAAGTGTTAAATGTGAAGGCTGTGTACAAAGCCTTGGACTTAGAGCAGGTTTACCGTGACTATGAGGAGGAGAGTTACAGAGAACTCAACAAAGACATCCAGTCATTCCAGGGCCAGCTCCCTAAGGATGTCTTTACTGACTTCGCTAACAAAATCTACAAAAGGAACAAGTGACATCACAGCTGGGTAATCTCTACAATGCACAAAGTAACGTGTTATACAATGGAATAGTATGGAATCAAGTGAGGAGTCCTATTTGATAAGACaagtgataattatatatatatgtaagttgtTGAAATATAGAATTATGGTTATTTTTCTTAATGCTGATATTACTGGAGACATGTAAATGCTGTCAGTGAAAAAAATACCTAATTTTTATATATCAGAAAGATTGAATTCACCTAGTTGagataattcaaaataattgtATGGAGTAATACTCTATGTCACAATCGccttttatttacattttagtCTGATAATTGTATTGCCATTCTCATAATGACGTGATATGTATCcctgataatacatgtactagcTTCAGTATACTCTACCACTTGGATTGAGAGATCTTCTCTGTAGCTCCATCTATAGTTATTGCGTAAGACTACACATagctagtaagccagaggtccttGGTTCAATCTTAGTTGAAGCATTGACATCTTGTCTATTGTTACATTAGCGTACATGTAGGGACCTGGGGAAAGTCCTTGCACCACAAGCTTTGCTCTTACTAGTTCTTTCTTGAAAAAAGAGTAtataaccctggtaaatacaagCTGcaatatacacttgtatatcaCTTGGCTAGAGAGAACTTCTCTTCAGCTCTATTTGTTGTCagcataagactagtaagcaGGAGGTCCGGGTTATATCTTTAGCTTGTGGAGTCATTGATGTAaattgaaaatcaaaatcagAGTTAATATTTAGTGGAAATAGCTCGGTATAAACCTTCTATGTTATAAAAGCAGATAAATTCTGGTCATAAGTTCCTGACAGGTATTATGAAATTCCAACGATTAGTTCATTGTTGaattgaaaaaacaaacaaaacaggcAATAGAAACTATGTACAATAACTATATTTAGCACAATTTTATGTTAGTGCAGAGCATTCAAgtgtaaaaaatgtaaaaataagaTTGACTGAAGCAAAGTATATCTGTATTATGTGGTTAATTTAAACCTATGTTTGTGTGATGTCTATCACTACGTTTGTGTGTAACACTGACATGTATGTCTCAATGCATTTAGAGTAGAcagtataaatgtcagtcattTGTctgtgtaatatacatgtatatcaaatattgacattgctatactgttatattgataattaatgttattttgtATTGAACCATACCACATTTTGTCCCAATTGTCTTGTGGTAGAAATGAAAGATGAAGTCATGTTTGATTTTATTGGGTGAGATTTGGAAGTATGTTTTAATACTATTAggaaattgaagaaaatgtatTGATTGTATGGATGTAACCTATTTGCCGTCATACCAGCATAATTACCAGTAAAGCTGAAAAGACAACTTTCAATCCCTATGTGATAAAATGGGTTGAAGTGCACATGAACATTTTGTAAATGTGGTTGGTATACTGTTTTTATTGTAGGGTTGCAGGATATATGGGAAAACTAGTGTTGATCAAACACAAGTCAACCATTCAAAGTAGACAGCGTATTAGATTACACAAGGTGTATTTGTGCAGAAGAACGTTTTAAATTTTGAAGATCCTGAATGTTGGAAGTTTTATAAAGATTCCTGatgattataatgataatgaGTGACTAGAGATGGACTAAAGTGTACCTTGtaatgttatcaatattttgttatttctcTTTGTAATGAGCATTTTGTACATTCGTAAGAAAATATTTACTCA contains the following coding sequences:
- the LOC117336513 gene encoding farnesyl pyrophosphate synthase-like, with translation MEANTNGCPLSKEDQKVKRLKTSQTELEEFDAVFKDLVDGLVNQGRQHKEISATVDWFKEVCLYNVPFGKKTRGLSVVMTYKRINTNATESELRQARILGWCIEWLQAFFLVADDVMDKSITRRGKPCWYKKKDVGLVAVNDAFYLETCVYAILRKHFKQEDYYTDIVDLFHETTMQTVTGQCLDLITSPETRINFDELTMERYTAIAKWKTAFYSFYLPVALAMYMAGIKDTVTHEAAKAILLKMGIFYQIQDDYLDCFGDPKVMGKIGTDIQDNKCSWLILQALSKVTQQQRQILEENYGQAEEEKVLNVKAVYKALDLEQVYRDYEEESYRELNKDIQSFQGQLPKDVFTDFANKIYKRNK